CGGTCGCGGTTGTTGTGGATGATCTGCCCCAGAGTCACGCTCTCCATCGCCGCAGGGGCCCCTTCCGAGCCGTCGTCCATATCCATGAGGGTGAACTCGCGCAGTTTTTCCCAGCGCTCGTCCGCCGTGAAGAACGACGCCATGCACTCCTCGTATTCGAGCGAGCGGAGGATGAAATTATGGAAATCGAGCAACGTCATGTCGTACGGCACTTCGTAATCGCGCACGAAGTTGTCGTTCTCATCGCTCAGCATCCGGAATCGGAAAACCATTGACATAGCTTGTAATTTTTGCATTTCCTACTACAAAGATAGTACAAAAAGGGAAAATGCAAAACCACAGGCTGCGTCACTTCCGACCGAGGTACCGGGTAACAATGTCGATCAGGTAGTGGCTGCCCTGCGGGTTCTCCGCCCCGGGAGCTACGTAGTCGTGGTGGAATTCCCACCAGAAAGCCCCCAGGTAGCCGCCGGCCTTGATCCATTCGATCTTGCTGCGTATCGAAGAGGGGTTGTCGATGGTCACGAATTCCGTTCTGTCCGGCGAGAAATAGTAGGACACCTCGGCTGCCGGGTCGTACTCCTCCGTCCAGCCGTTTGCGAGCCGGGGCAGGAACTCCTTGTAGGTGATATACGAACCGTAGTCGCGCAGCGGCCCGTCGGCTTTCTGCCCGGGCTTCAACCCTTTGTAAT
This Alistipes onderdonkii DNA region includes the following protein-coding sequences:
- a CDS encoding IS1096 element passenger TnpR family protein, which produces MSMVFRFRMLSDENDNFVRDYEVPYDMTLLDFHNFILRSLEYEECMASFFTADERWEKLREFTLMDMDDGSEGAPAAMESVTLGQIIHNNRDRLIYLFDMFGDRAYFLELTGTYEMPKDGSYPREIYARADAPDQYDPSKTATAGEGSIFDEVMGEFNDFEGDDNYDDEY